A window from Leifsonia shinshuensis encodes these proteins:
- a CDS encoding glucose-1-phosphate adenylyltransferase, which translates to MAAGKKIFGIVLAGGEGKRLMPLTADRAKPAVPFGGQYRLIDFALSNLINSQLRQIVVLTQYKSHSLDRHVSQTWRLDGITNSYIASVPAQQRLGKRWFSGSADAILQSLNLLRDEKPDIVVVVGADHVYRMDFGQMIQAHIDSGAPATVAAIRQPIGLADQFGVIEVEPERPTRIGAFREKPRDPIGLPDSPNEVLASMGNYVFDADALIDAVIRDGDRPDSNHDMGGDIIPDFVSRNEAAVYDFNNNDVPGSTDRDRYYWRDVGTIDSFFEAHQDLISALPVFNLYNNSWPIFSQVLNSPPAKIVRDGRGALGTTIDSIVSLGSVISGAHLERSVLGPWAKVDSGAKVIDSVVFERAIIEPNAFVGRAILDKDVVVAEGAQIGVDPERDRARGFTVTDSGITVVGKGVHVVP; encoded by the coding sequence ATGGCAGCAGGCAAGAAGATCTTCGGCATCGTCCTCGCGGGCGGAGAGGGCAAGCGGCTGATGCCGTTGACCGCGGACCGGGCCAAGCCCGCTGTCCCGTTCGGCGGCCAGTACCGCCTCATCGACTTCGCCCTGTCGAACCTGATCAACTCGCAGCTGCGCCAGATCGTCGTGCTCACCCAGTACAAGTCCCACAGCCTCGACCGCCACGTGTCGCAGACCTGGCGGCTCGACGGCATCACGAACTCCTACATCGCGTCCGTCCCGGCGCAGCAGCGCCTCGGAAAGCGCTGGTTCAGCGGGTCGGCGGACGCCATCCTGCAGAGCCTCAACCTGCTCCGCGACGAGAAGCCCGACATCGTGGTCGTCGTCGGCGCCGACCACGTGTACCGGATGGACTTCGGTCAGATGATCCAGGCGCACATCGACTCCGGCGCCCCGGCGACCGTCGCCGCCATCCGTCAGCCCATCGGGCTCGCCGACCAGTTCGGCGTCATCGAGGTGGAGCCCGAGCGGCCCACGCGCATCGGCGCGTTCCGCGAGAAGCCGCGCGACCCGATCGGCCTGCCCGACTCGCCGAACGAGGTGCTCGCCTCGATGGGCAACTACGTCTTCGACGCGGACGCCCTCATCGACGCCGTCATCCGGGACGGCGACCGGCCCGACTCCAACCACGACATGGGCGGCGACATCATCCCCGACTTCGTGTCTCGCAACGAGGCGGCCGTCTACGACTTCAACAACAACGACGTGCCGGGGTCGACGGACCGCGACCGCTACTACTGGCGGGATGTCGGGACGATCGACTCGTTCTTCGAGGCGCACCAGGACCTGATCTCGGCGCTTCCTGTCTTCAACCTCTACAACAACAGCTGGCCGATCTTCAGCCAGGTGCTCAACTCGCCGCCGGCGAAGATCGTGCGGGACGGGCGCGGCGCGCTCGGCACGACCATCGACTCGATCGTCTCCCTGGGGTCGGTGATCTCCGGCGCCCACCTCGAGCGCAGCGTGCTGGGCCCATGGGCGAAGGTGGACTCGGGCGCGAAGGTGATCGATTCGGTCGTCTTCGAGCGCGCGATCATCGAGCCGAACGCGTTCGTGGGCCGCGCCATCCTCGACAAGGATGTGGTGGTCGCCGAGGGCGCGCAGATCGGCGTCGACCCGGAGCGCGACCGCGCGCGCGGCTTCACCGTGACCGACTCGGGCATCACCGTGGTCGGCAAGGGAGTGCACGTCGTTCCATGA
- a CDS encoding ABC transporter ATP-binding protein: protein MADSVLRLTDVSVVRDGNPVLKGIDWAVEPDERWVILGRNGAGKTTLLQVAAAALHPSSGEAVVLGESVGHTDLAELRPLLGFASSALARRIPRTERVLDVVMTAAYAVTGRWNELYEEIDERRAHRVLAEWHLDHLAERAFGSLSDGEQKRVQIARSVMTDPEILLLDEPAASLDLGGREELLQLLGGYASDPKSPAIVMVTHHVEEIPQAFNRALLLKDGEIMAKGPIAEVLTSENLSATFDIDVEIAESDGRYTARARQAVAD from the coding sequence ATGGCCGACAGCGTTCTCCGACTTACCGACGTGTCCGTTGTACGGGACGGCAACCCCGTCCTGAAGGGTATCGACTGGGCGGTCGAGCCGGACGAACGGTGGGTCATCCTGGGCCGAAACGGCGCCGGCAAGACGACGCTGCTGCAGGTCGCCGCCGCGGCGCTGCACCCGTCCTCGGGCGAGGCGGTCGTGCTCGGCGAGTCGGTCGGCCACACCGACCTGGCGGAGCTCCGTCCGCTGCTCGGCTTCGCCTCGAGCGCGCTGGCCCGGCGCATCCCGCGCACCGAGCGCGTGCTCGACGTCGTGATGACCGCCGCTTATGCGGTCACCGGACGCTGGAACGAGCTCTACGAGGAGATCGACGAGCGGCGCGCCCACCGCGTGCTCGCCGAGTGGCACCTCGACCACCTGGCCGAGCGCGCCTTCGGCAGCCTCTCCGACGGCGAGCAGAAGCGCGTGCAGATCGCCCGCTCGGTGATGACCGACCCCGAGATACTGCTGCTGGACGAGCCGGCGGCGAGCCTCGACCTCGGCGGCCGCGAGGAGCTGCTGCAGCTGCTCGGCGGCTACGCCAGCGACCCGAAGTCGCCCGCGATCGTCATGGTCACCCACCACGTGGAGGAGATCCCGCAGGCGTTCAACCGCGCGCTGCTGCTCAAGGACGGCGAGATCATGGCCAAGGGCCCGATCGCCGAGGTGCTGACGAGCGAGAACCTCAGCGCGACGTTCGACATCGACGTCGAGATCGCCGAGTCCGACGGCCGCTACACCGCCCGGGCGCGCCAGGCCGTCGCGGACTGA
- a CDS encoding DUF3099 domain-containing protein — MKKSSAPSITSLPLSPDEERRHRMIKYSVAMGVRVLCLIAAVIVPGWWAAIPLVLAIFLPYFAVVIANVSVEQGRVDVQRPGSIVPVAPPPPRAPGEEPREGQ; from the coding sequence ATGAAAAAGTCCTCAGCACCGTCGATCACGAGTCTCCCCCTCTCTCCCGACGAGGAGCGACGGCACCGGATGATCAAGTATTCGGTCGCCATGGGCGTGCGCGTGCTCTGCCTGATCGCGGCGGTCATCGTGCCGGGATGGTGGGCTGCCATCCCTCTGGTCCTCGCGATCTTCCTCCCCTACTTCGCAGTGGTCATCGCGAACGTGTCGGTGGAGCAGGGTCGAGTCGACGTTCAGCGTCCAGGCAGTATCGTTCCTGTGGCGCCACCACCACCTCGGGCGCCCGGAGAAGAGCCTCGGGAGGGCCAGTGA
- a CDS encoding SURF1 family protein produces MSEQKTAGWRFAFSRRWLGYLAFAIAFAIACGFLSNWQLSRSKEAAAANALITANFDSRPVPLTQELPSLGAYSPKQEWTRVTVTGTYERDKQLLVRNRPFNGSPGFEVLTPLRTADGSLFIVDRGWVPTGNRTDSPDHVPAAPSGTVTVVARLKASEPAIAGRTAVGDQVGTIQLSVVKQKLDGADMYTSAYGLLDSEDPAPATAPTPTVTAPPTQDEGLHWSYMIQWIIFALIGFFGLGYALVTEYRRRNSDDPAERARAAERERRRRAKRTDADVEDELLDATR; encoded by the coding sequence GTGAGCGAGCAGAAGACCGCCGGCTGGCGGTTCGCCTTCTCGCGCCGTTGGCTGGGCTACCTGGCGTTCGCGATCGCGTTCGCCATCGCCTGCGGGTTCCTCTCCAACTGGCAGCTGTCGCGCAGCAAGGAGGCTGCGGCAGCGAATGCGCTGATCACGGCGAACTTCGACTCGCGGCCGGTGCCGCTCACCCAGGAACTCCCGTCGCTCGGCGCCTACTCGCCGAAGCAGGAGTGGACGCGCGTGACGGTCACCGGGACGTACGAGCGCGACAAGCAGCTGCTCGTGCGCAACCGGCCGTTCAACGGCAGCCCCGGCTTCGAGGTGCTCACCCCGCTGCGGACTGCGGACGGCTCGCTGTTCATCGTCGACCGCGGATGGGTGCCGACCGGCAACCGCACCGACTCCCCCGACCACGTCCCCGCCGCGCCGTCCGGCACGGTGACCGTGGTGGCGCGGCTGAAGGCGAGCGAGCCGGCCATCGCCGGGCGGACGGCGGTCGGCGATCAGGTGGGGACCATCCAGCTCTCGGTCGTGAAGCAGAAGCTCGACGGCGCGGACATGTACACGTCCGCCTACGGACTGCTCGACAGCGAGGACCCGGCGCCCGCGACGGCCCCGACGCCCACGGTGACCGCTCCCCCGACGCAGGATGAGGGGCTTCACTGGTCGTACATGATCCAGTGGATCATCTTCGCGCTGATCGGCTTCTTCGGCCTCGGCTACGCCCTCGTCACCGAGTACCGGCGCCGCAACTCCGACGACCCCGCCGAGCGCGCGCGGGCCGCCGAGCGGGAGCGCCGCCGTCGCGCGAAGCGCACCGACGCCGACGTCGAGGACGAGCTCCTCGACGCCACCCGCTGA
- a CDS encoding DUF4190 domain-containing protein yields MSDSNLNPQPLPPQQPQYAQQPYGGAQPGWNTMSIVAFVATFFISILGIILGFVALSQIKRTGEQGRGLALAAIIIGFIALALGIIFTIIIVAAIAANPNVTYQGS; encoded by the coding sequence ATGAGCGACTCGAATCTGAACCCGCAGCCCCTCCCGCCCCAGCAGCCCCAGTACGCCCAGCAGCCCTACGGCGGCGCACAGCCGGGCTGGAACACGATGTCGATCGTCGCCTTCGTCGCGACCTTCTTCATCAGCATCCTCGGCATCATCCTGGGCTTCGTCGCCCTGTCGCAGATCAAGCGCACCGGGGAGCAGGGCCGCGGCCTCGCCCTCGCGGCCATCATCATCGGCTTCATCGCGCTCGCCCTCGGCATCATCTTCACGATCATCATCGTGGCCGCCATCGCCGCCAACCCGAACGTGACCTACCAGGGCTCCTGA
- the serB gene encoding phosphoserine phosphatase SerB, protein MTPATPSTTTEHRRTASLLVVLDADSTLLQDEVIELLAEEAGSRTEVADITERAMRGELDFERSLRERVRTLKGLPASVFQHVGERIRVTDGVPELIAGVQQAGGVVGVVSGGFHELLDPIGERLGLDHWRANRLVVRNGVLTGEVDGPVVDAAAKAQALLFWAAAAGVHLRQTVAIGDGANDLRMMAEAGLAVAFNAKPKVRAEADVVVDRTDLSQVLPLLGLRG, encoded by the coding sequence ATGACGCCAGCCACGCCATCCACCACAACCGAACACCGCCGAACCGCTTCGCTGCTCGTCGTGCTCGACGCCGACTCCACGCTGCTCCAGGACGAGGTCATCGAGCTGCTCGCCGAGGAGGCGGGATCACGCACCGAGGTCGCGGACATCACCGAGCGTGCCATGCGCGGCGAACTCGACTTCGAGCGCAGCCTGCGTGAGCGCGTCCGCACCCTCAAGGGGCTGCCGGCCTCCGTCTTCCAGCACGTGGGCGAGCGCATCCGCGTCACCGACGGCGTGCCGGAGCTGATCGCGGGCGTCCAGCAGGCCGGCGGTGTCGTCGGCGTCGTCTCCGGCGGGTTCCACGAGCTGCTCGACCCGATCGGCGAACGGCTCGGCCTCGACCACTGGCGGGCCAACCGCCTGGTGGTGCGCAACGGAGTGCTTACCGGCGAGGTCGACGGTCCGGTGGTGGATGCCGCCGCCAAGGCGCAGGCGCTGCTCTTCTGGGCCGCCGCCGCGGGCGTGCATCTGCGCCAGACCGTGGCCATCGGCGACGGGGCGAACGACCTCCGGATGATGGCGGAGGCAGGACTCGCCGTCGCGTTCAACGCCAAGCCGAAGGTGCGGGCGGAGGCCGACGTCGTCGTCGACCGCACCGACCTCTCCCAGGTGCTGCCCCTGCTCGGCCTGCGCGGCTGA
- a CDS encoding 3'-5' exonuclease codes for MSTWHQRLGVFDLETTGIDVESARIVTGHVGLLDESGEVLHRRDWLLDPQVEIPSEATAVHGITTEQAREHGMDAARGVAAIVAQLRSLFDRGIPVVAYNAPYDFTLLDREARRHQVEPLVSPGPIIDPLVIDRAVDKYRRGKRTLTVTATHYGVDLLAAHDAGADAIAAGRVAQALARIHAEALALEAAELHRRQVDWCREQAADFQEYMRRERDPEFTTSGAWPIR; via the coding sequence ATGAGCACGTGGCACCAGCGTCTCGGGGTCTTCGACCTCGAGACCACCGGAATCGACGTCGAATCGGCCCGGATCGTCACCGGCCACGTCGGGCTCCTCGACGAGTCCGGCGAAGTGCTGCACCGCCGGGACTGGCTGCTCGACCCGCAGGTCGAGATTCCGTCCGAGGCCACCGCGGTGCACGGCATCACCACGGAGCAGGCCCGGGAGCACGGCATGGATGCGGCCCGCGGCGTGGCCGCGATCGTCGCGCAGCTGCGCAGCCTGTTCGACCGCGGCATCCCCGTGGTCGCCTACAACGCCCCCTACGACTTCACCCTGCTCGACCGGGAGGCCCGCCGCCATCAGGTCGAGCCCCTCGTCTCCCCCGGCCCGATCATCGACCCGCTCGTGATCGACAGGGCCGTCGACAAGTACCGCCGCGGCAAGCGCACCCTCACCGTCACCGCGACGCACTACGGCGTCGACCTGCTGGCCGCTCACGACGCGGGCGCCGACGCGATCGCCGCCGGCCGTGTCGCCCAGGCGCTCGCACGCATCCACGCGGAGGCCCTGGCCCTCGAAGCCGCCGAGCTGCACCGCCGCCAGGTGGACTGGTGCCGCGAGCAGGCCGCCGACTTCCAGGAGTACATGCGTCGCGAGCGCGACCCGGAGTTCACCACCTCGGGCGCCTGGCCGATCCGCTGA
- the fabG gene encoding 3-oxoacyl-ACP reductase FabG, whose product MTTPRTVLVTGGNRGIGYAIAEEFVAQGHRVAVTARSGEGPPGALTVRADVTDTASVDAAFAEVEEKLGPVEVVVANAGITKDTLLMRMTDEEFDSVVETNLGGAFRVVKRANKGMLKARFGRIVLISSVVGLFGGAGQVNYASSKAGLIGMARSITRELGARGITANVVAPGFIETDMTAALPEAQQAEYKKSIPAGRFASAGEVAKVVTWIAGDDAGYISGAVIPVDGGLGMGH is encoded by the coding sequence ATGACCACGCCACGCACCGTCCTCGTCACCGGAGGCAACCGGGGGATCGGCTACGCCATCGCAGAGGAGTTCGTCGCGCAGGGTCACCGCGTCGCCGTCACGGCGCGTTCGGGCGAGGGACCGCCCGGCGCGCTGACCGTGCGGGCGGATGTGACGGACACGGCCTCCGTGGACGCGGCGTTCGCCGAGGTCGAGGAGAAGCTGGGCCCGGTGGAGGTCGTGGTCGCGAACGCGGGAATCACCAAGGACACACTGCTCATGCGGATGACGGACGAGGAGTTCGACTCCGTCGTCGAGACGAACCTGGGCGGCGCCTTCCGCGTCGTCAAGCGGGCGAACAAGGGGATGCTGAAGGCCCGCTTCGGCCGCATCGTCCTGATCTCGAGCGTCGTCGGCCTGTTCGGCGGGGCAGGGCAGGTCAACTACGCGTCGTCCAAGGCGGGGCTCATCGGCATGGCCCGCTCCATCACGCGCGAGCTCGGCGCCCGCGGCATCACGGCGAACGTCGTGGCGCCCGGCTTCATCGAGACGGACATGACGGCGGCTCTGCCGGAGGCGCAGCAGGCCGAGTACAAGAAGAGCATCCCCGCGGGCCGGTTCGCCTCGGCCGGCGAGGTGGCGAAGGTCGTCACGTGGATCGCGGGCGACGACGCAGGCTACATCTCCGGAGCGGTCATCCCGGTCGACGGCGGTCTCGGGATGGGGCACTAG
- the glgA gene encoding glycogen synthase has product MRVDLLTREYPPDIYGGAGVHVTELVRALRNDTEVIVRAFGEPRDEPDTASYRVPAELADANGAIATLGVDLQMAQDCGGADVVHSHTWYANAGGHLAKLLHGVPHVVTAHSLEPLRPWKAEQLGGGYRVSSWIEKTAFEAADTVIAVSDGMRRDILAAYPALDPTKVITIYNGIDLERWQPLRDDDRARALGIDPDRPAVIFVGRITRQKGLPYLLRAARALPKDVQVILCAGAPDTPEILAEVTGLVEQLQAERDGVVWIDRLLPNDELRIALTASTVFVCPSIYEPLGIVNLEAMACGLPVVGTATGGIPEVIVDGVTGRLVPIQQLQDGTGTPTDPERFVNDLAAALTEVVSDPARAAEMGRAGRERAQTSFSWATIAEQTRDVYRSLAGRH; this is encoded by the coding sequence ATGCGCGTCGATCTTCTGACCAGGGAGTACCCACCGGACATCTACGGGGGTGCCGGGGTCCACGTGACGGAGCTCGTGCGGGCGCTCCGGAACGACACCGAGGTGATCGTGCGCGCCTTCGGCGAGCCGCGCGACGAGCCGGATACCGCGTCGTACCGCGTGCCCGCGGAGCTCGCCGACGCCAACGGCGCGATCGCCACGCTCGGCGTCGACCTGCAGATGGCGCAGGACTGCGGGGGAGCGGATGTCGTCCACTCGCACACCTGGTATGCGAACGCCGGCGGTCACCTGGCGAAGCTGCTGCACGGTGTCCCGCACGTCGTCACGGCGCACAGCCTGGAGCCGCTGCGGCCGTGGAAGGCCGAGCAGCTCGGCGGCGGATACCGCGTCTCCAGCTGGATCGAGAAGACCGCGTTCGAGGCCGCCGACACCGTCATCGCCGTGAGCGACGGGATGCGCCGCGACATCCTCGCCGCGTACCCCGCCCTCGACCCGACCAAGGTCATCACGATTTACAACGGCATCGACCTGGAGCGCTGGCAGCCCCTCCGCGACGACGACCGCGCCCGCGCGCTCGGGATCGACCCGGACCGTCCCGCCGTCATCTTCGTCGGGCGCATCACCCGCCAGAAGGGCCTCCCGTACCTGCTGCGCGCGGCGCGCGCGCTGCCGAAGGACGTGCAGGTCATCCTCTGCGCCGGCGCGCCGGACACGCCCGAGATCCTCGCCGAGGTGACCGGACTGGTCGAGCAGCTGCAGGCCGAGCGCGACGGCGTCGTGTGGATCGACCGCCTGCTGCCGAACGACGAACTGCGGATCGCCCTCACCGCATCCACCGTCTTCGTCTGCCCGTCGATCTACGAGCCACTAGGCATCGTCAACCTGGAGGCCATGGCCTGCGGGCTCCCGGTGGTCGGCACGGCCACCGGCGGCATCCCCGAGGTGATCGTGGACGGCGTCACGGGACGGCTGGTGCCCATCCAGCAGCTGCAGGACGGCACCGGCACGCCGACCGACCCGGAGCGCTTCGTGAACGACCTCGCGGCAGCGCTCACGGAGGTCGTCAGCGACCCGGCCCGGGCGGCCGAGATGGGCCGCGCGGGGCGCGAGCGGGCGCAGACGTCGTTCAGCTGGGCGACCATCGCCGAGCAGACCCGCGACGTGTACCGCTCGCTGGCCGGTCGTCACTGA
- a CDS encoding type B 50S ribosomal protein L31, which yields MKTGIHPDYAPVVFRDLASGATFLTRSTVSSDKTIEWEDGNTYPVIDVEISSESHPFYTGKQRILDSAGRVEKFNSRYKNFGK from the coding sequence ATGAAGACTGGCATCCACCCCGACTACGCCCCGGTGGTTTTCCGCGACCTGGCCTCGGGTGCGACGTTCCTCACCCGCTCCACCGTCTCGAGCGACAAGACGATCGAGTGGGAGGACGGCAACACCTACCCGGTGATCGACGTCGAGATCTCGTCCGAGTCGCACCCGTTCTACACCGGCAAGCAGCGCATCCTCGACTCCGCCGGCCGCGTCGAGAAGTTCAACTCGCGCTACAAGAACTTCGGCAAGTAA